The following are encoded in a window of Alistipes sp. ZOR0009 genomic DNA:
- a CDS encoding peptidase domain-containing ABC transporter yields MKRFVHYHQHDAMDCGPTCLRMVAKHHGKSFSIQSLRENSHLSREGVSLYGISKAAESIGFRTIAVKASFEQLQEEAPLPAIVHWNQNHFVVVYDIKQKHGKTIVRLADPAAELVDYTREEFLNCWISDTSEGKDVGVALLLEPTPDFYAQEDEKLDKTRLAFLFSYLRPYRKLLVQLFLALLVGSLLQLIFPFLTQSLVDYGIGNQKISFIYLILIAQLALTIGKVSVEFIRGWILLHIGARINISLISDFLIKMMKLPMRYFDTKMVGDLIQRIGDHNRIETFLTGTTLNVAFAVFNLIVFGVVLAYYNLAIFGVFMLGSAVYVTWVWMFLKKRAVLDHKRFAQMSANQSNLIQLIQGMPEIKLNSCEQQKRWEWERIQAKIFKVSIKGLALNQYQQSGAVLINESKNALISVFAAGAVIRGDMTLGMMLAAQYIIGQLNSPIDQLISFLNATQDAKLSIERLGEVHLKENEEKEDGYYRTDIPVSGEVGIENLSFSYDGPDSDLVLEDLSLSVPAGKTTAIVGMSGSGKTTLLKLLLGFYPLNKGEIRVNGNLLERYSINEWRKRCGIVMQDGFIFSDTIARNIAPADEVVDRDRLIHAATVACIFDFIESLPLGFNTKIGSDGHGLSQGQRQRMLIARAVYKNPEYIFFDEATNALDANNEKAIMANLDEFFRGRTVIVVAHRLSTVKNADQIVVLDKGRITERGTHAELVEKRGAYFELVKNQLELGN; encoded by the coding sequence ATGAAGAGGTTTGTGCATTACCATCAGCATGACGCGATGGATTGTGGTCCGACATGCCTGCGAATGGTTGCTAAACACCACGGGAAAAGTTTCTCCATACAGAGCTTACGCGAGAATTCTCACCTCTCTCGCGAAGGGGTATCGCTTTATGGTATTAGTAAGGCTGCCGAGAGTATTGGTTTCCGTACGATAGCGGTGAAGGCGTCGTTTGAGCAGCTGCAGGAGGAGGCCCCGCTGCCTGCCATTGTGCATTGGAACCAAAACCACTTTGTGGTAGTGTATGATATTAAGCAGAAGCATGGAAAAACAATTGTTCGGTTGGCCGATCCGGCTGCCGAGCTGGTGGACTATACGCGCGAAGAATTCTTGAATTGCTGGATATCGGATACTAGCGAGGGCAAGGATGTTGGGGTTGCGCTGCTTTTGGAGCCAACCCCCGATTTTTATGCGCAAGAGGATGAAAAGCTCGACAAGACGCGGCTCGCATTTCTATTTTCCTACTTAAGACCCTACAGAAAGCTGCTGGTACAGCTCTTTTTAGCCTTGCTGGTGGGGAGCTTGCTGCAGCTAATATTCCCATTCTTAACGCAAAGCTTGGTCGATTACGGTATCGGGAACCAAAAAATCAGCTTCATATACCTTATATTAATAGCACAGCTGGCTTTAACTATCGGAAAGGTGAGCGTAGAGTTTATTCGTGGATGGATTCTGCTTCATATTGGTGCTCGTATCAACATTTCGTTGATTTCCGACTTCCTTATTAAGATGATGAAGCTTCCAATGCGCTACTTCGATACTAAGATGGTGGGCGACCTTATTCAGCGTATTGGCGATCATAACAGAATAGAGACTTTTCTTACTGGTACGACGCTAAATGTTGCTTTTGCCGTTTTTAACCTTATCGTTTTTGGCGTGGTATTGGCCTACTATAACTTGGCCATCTTTGGTGTATTTATGCTTGGTAGCGCGGTTTATGTTACCTGGGTATGGATGTTCTTAAAAAAGCGTGCGGTGCTCGACCACAAGCGCTTTGCGCAGATGTCGGCCAACCAAAGTAACCTAATACAGCTCATACAGGGGATGCCGGAGATTAAGTTGAACAGCTGCGAGCAGCAGAAACGCTGGGAGTGGGAGCGAATTCAGGCAAAAATATTTAAGGTTAGCATCAAGGGGCTTGCATTAAACCAGTACCAGCAGTCGGGAGCGGTGTTAATAAACGAATCGAAGAATGCGCTGATATCCGTTTTTGCGGCAGGAGCGGTAATCCGTGGCGATATGACGCTGGGGATGATGCTTGCTGCGCAGTATATTATTGGACAGCTTAACAGCCCTATTGATCAGCTGATCTCCTTTTTAAATGCAACGCAGGATGCCAAGCTAAGTATCGAGCGTTTGGGCGAGGTGCATCTAAAGGAGAACGAGGAGAAGGAGGATGGCTACTACCGAACAGACATTCCGGTAAGCGGTGAAGTGGGAATAGAGAATTTGTCGTTCAGCTACGATGGGCCCGATAGCGATTTGGTGCTCGAGGATCTCTCCTTATCGGTTCCTGCCGGAAAAACAACCGCAATCGTGGGAATGAGTGGAAGCGGAAAGACCACGCTGCTTAAGCTGCTGCTCGGTTTTTATCCTTTAAATAAGGGGGAGATACGGGTAAACGGAAATTTGCTAGAGCGCTATAGCATAAACGAGTGGCGTAAACGCTGCGGAATAGTTATGCAGGACGGTTTTATTTTTTCGGATACCATTGCCCGCAATATTGCCCCTGCCGACGAGGTGGTAGATAGAGATAGGCTGATACATGCGGCAACGGTGGCCTGCATATTCGACTTTATCGAGTCGTTACCTTTGGGTTTTAATACAAAAATAGGTAGCGATGGGCACGGGCTTAGTCAGGGGCAGCGTCAACGCATGCTTATTGCTCGTGCCGTTTACAAAAATCCCGAATATATCTTCTTCGACGAGGCTACCAACGCCCTAGATGCCAACAACGAGAAGGCAATAATGGCCAACCTCGACGAATTCTTTAGAGGGCGAACGGTTATTGTGGTGGCGCACCGCTTGAGCACAGTAAAAAATGCAGATCAGATAGTAGTACTCGATAAGGGACGAATTACAGAGCGAGGAACGCATGCTGAGCTGGTTGAAAAGCGCGGAGCCTACTTTGAACTGGTAAAAAATCAGCTCGAGTTAGGAAACTAA
- a CDS encoding tetratricopeptide repeat protein has protein sequence MKVWVTIICLLICNSLLAADYAKYHESCNRALIEKINGNTKRAIEYYEKAFSENHPFVDDLQELYKCYIAVNDKENAYRTLERMVISGFRLEEKSYLCLPTKPALEKIDNTDFIEDTTLLARLKVNYNDLKTRSIKNFDKESVKYIQSISTNDRFVGYMRTLADSSGESLISEIGFDANARIFLNLIRSNLIDESIPFDIYGSYFYISLAHIALSVSKKDDVNTLFDYLKRQVIIGNLHPNQYAIYFDQNYVRVLGHSESYYGAHYSSSWNEEKSKMCVQIMPVEDPLKLDKRRASLFLPPLWVMEKLKGVVLPNNYKAE, from the coding sequence ATGAAAGTTTGGGTTACGATTATATGTTTACTGATTTGTAATAGTTTATTGGCTGCAGATTATGCAAAGTATCACGAATCATGTAACAGAGCGCTGATTGAAAAAATAAATGGGAATACAAAAAGAGCGATTGAGTACTACGAAAAGGCATTTAGTGAAAATCATCCATTTGTTGATGACCTGCAGGAATTGTATAAATGCTATATTGCTGTAAATGATAAGGAGAATGCCTATAGGACATTAGAACGAATGGTTATCTCTGGATTTCGGTTAGAGGAAAAAAGTTATCTGTGTTTACCTACTAAACCAGCATTGGAGAAAATTGACAATACAGATTTTATAGAAGATACTACTTTGCTAGCTAGGTTGAAGGTAAATTATAACGATTTAAAAACAAGGAGTATTAAGAATTTTGATAAGGAATCTGTAAAATATATTCAAAGTATTAGCACAAACGATCGATTTGTTGGGTATATGAGGACATTAGCAGATAGTAGTGGTGAATCCTTAATTTCAGAAATAGGATTTGATGCTAATGCAAGGATATTTTTGAACTTAATAAGATCTAATTTGATTGATGAATCGATTCCCTTTGACATCTACGGGAGCTACTTTTATATATCCTTAGCACATATAGCACTAAGTGTATCCAAAAAGGATGATGTAAATACTCTATTCGACTATTTAAAGAGGCAGGTTATTATTGGCAATTTGCATCCAAATCAATATGCAATCTATTTTGATCAGAATTATGTCAGAGTACTGGGACACTCCGAGTCGTATTATGGTGCGCATTATAGTTCTTCTTGGAATGAAGAAAAATCAAAGATGTGCGTGCAAATTATGCCGGTAGAAGATCCATTAAAATTGGATAAACGAAGGGCAAGTCTCTTTTTGCCACCATTATGGGTTATGGAAAAATTGAAGGGGGTTGTTTTACCAAATAATTATAAGGCTGAATAG
- a CDS encoding S41 family peptidase, with protein sequence MIKGVAVVLYNFLKSLLGFKKNLFASFVKISVVLILLVGSKITAFSQEYSNVQDFDFLVAKVKAVYPGYRDKVTPQTRPQLEMLEKELRRKIAAYPDSCKFYMQQYVRWFKDFHLSVRNVSNNNQVKEKSAPNHRYITVNIDSLRQQTQSGQTIEGVWRIFDYQIAIVKDRQENKFYGIALKYRNAAPNQLVFIFEPTGIADFELTFFPSYYNYAPTKSKASLEFDNKILELHNDTRFVRATNSKEFDNALWETYQPKYPNGRNIFQFTTYLNDSTFYLRASSFGDSTVEKLVDKHWKEITSRPNLIIDLRSNDGGSDIYYQSLLKLVYTNPYFTKGVEWYACSDNIKLFEDAIKNKEINGGDEGIKATKALLEAMHKNVGGFVLHPMMGHDRAVTRDTIYTYPKRVGIIIEETNGSSAEQFILSAKNSKKVILFGDKSTAGVLDYSNAVQIVFPSGNYSLRFPMTRSRRLPENPIDNKGIAPDVRIPFPNTKQIYSRIDDWVYFVKSYLEAVR encoded by the coding sequence ATGATAAAAGGTGTAGCCGTTGTTTTGTATAACTTTTTAAAGTCGTTATTGGGATTTAAAAAAAATCTGTTTGCTAGTTTTGTAAAGATAAGTGTTGTTCTTATCCTTTTAGTTGGATCAAAAATTACAGCATTTTCGCAAGAATACAGCAATGTTCAAGATTTTGATTTTCTTGTAGCAAAGGTTAAGGCTGTATATCCAGGATATAGGGATAAGGTAACGCCCCAAACCAGACCGCAACTTGAAATGTTGGAAAAGGAGCTGCGTAGAAAAATTGCAGCTTATCCCGATTCGTGTAAATTTTATATGCAGCAGTATGTGAGATGGTTTAAGGATTTCCATTTGTCAGTAAGGAATGTGAGCAATAACAATCAGGTAAAAGAGAAATCGGCTCCCAATCATCGCTATATTACTGTAAACATCGATAGCTTAAGGCAACAGACTCAATCTGGGCAGACAATCGAAGGTGTTTGGCGCATATTCGACTATCAAATTGCTATAGTTAAGGATAGGCAGGAGAATAAGTTTTATGGAATAGCATTGAAGTATAGAAATGCAGCACCCAATCAGCTTGTTTTTATCTTTGAACCAACAGGGATAGCCGATTTTGAGCTGACTTTTTTCCCAAGCTACTATAACTATGCTCCCACAAAAAGTAAAGCATCGCTTGAATTTGATAATAAGATATTGGAACTCCATAATGATACTCGCTTTGTTAGGGCAACCAACTCGAAAGAATTTGATAATGCGCTTTGGGAGACCTATCAGCCGAAGTATCCTAATGGGCGTAACATTTTTCAATTTACGACTTATTTAAATGATAGCACATTTTATCTTAGAGCATCTTCTTTTGGCGATAGTACAGTTGAAAAGTTGGTAGATAAGCATTGGAAGGAGATAACCTCGCGTCCTAACCTTATTATCGACTTAAGATCTAATGATGGTGGTTCCGATATTTACTACCAAAGTTTGCTTAAGCTAGTATACACCAATCCATATTTTACGAAGGGTGTTGAGTGGTATGCGTGCTCTGATAATATTAAATTATTTGAGGATGCAATAAAGAATAAAGAGATAAACGGTGGCGATGAAGGTATAAAGGCAACCAAGGCGTTGCTAGAGGCAATGCATAAGAATGTAGGCGGATTTGTTTTGCATCCTATGATGGGGCATGATAGAGCTGTTACGCGAGATACTATCTACACCTATCCAAAACGAGTAGGAATTATTATAGAGGAGACTAATGGATCTTCGGCCGAGCAATTTATTTTGAGCGCAAAGAATAGTAAAAAGGTAATTCTATTTGGCGATAAGAGTACGGCAGGAGTTCTTGACTATTCGAATGCAGTACAAATTGTATTTCCATCAGGAAATTATTCGCTTAGGTTTCCAATGACTCGATCGAGACGGCTACCTGAAAATCCTATCGACAACAAAGGTATTGCACCTGATGTCAGAATTCCATTTCCTAATACAAAACAGATTTATAGTCGTATAGACGATTGGGTATATTTTGTAAAAAGCTATCTGGAAGCAGTAAGATAG
- a CDS encoding S41 family peptidase, giving the protein MMKKYFCFIGLLACCIVIVGLSSCALSKKVAPQEVKEDVAFVKKQIGLLHPNPYFLADSAAFIKRLDCIAPHTKIARLNLCGQLQNAVAMLNDGHTAVNLDNNTRFRAFFWRSKILPLKLEVKDGRLLVLSNVGKYSHIASGSEILEINGVDADSIYRKLLERTSGNSIKHKEHIINSGSLSLDLLIKTGYSGNYNVKYKAPNGECREVFLKGISQPKYFGSKSTYSNRDIFDSCSMVERSDFGSIFYSKKDSAVIFKYPKFDSLNDTSLINRVYQLIKSDSVKYFVLDLRDNTGGTTNLYPYLLKLFPPKNKVCYFDRVEVNLASVASAEMKMEKVETIRGNKIGICRDSLLLSTSNICGISKKAFVLCNAGTFSTASAFCAIVQDNKLGVLVGEDTGGRGSDFGNFQAFLLPNSKLILQVSTSRFIRPNGNATFYPIKPDIYSNFKEAFSVKAYN; this is encoded by the coding sequence ATGATGAAAAAATATTTTTGTTTTATTGGTTTACTAGCATGCTGTATCGTAATAGTAGGTCTCTCGTCTTGCGCATTAAGTAAGAAGGTAGCTCCACAAGAAGTAAAGGAGGATGTAGCATTTGTCAAAAAGCAAATCGGCCTGCTACATCCTAATCCATATTTTTTAGCCGATTCGGCAGCTTTTATAAAAAGGTTAGATTGTATTGCTCCGCATACAAAAATAGCTAGGCTTAACCTATGCGGGCAGCTACAAAATGCAGTAGCCATGCTGAATGATGGGCATACAGCAGTCAATTTGGACAACAATACTCGTTTTCGTGCTTTCTTTTGGAGAAGTAAAATCCTTCCGTTGAAATTGGAGGTTAAGGATGGTAGGTTATTGGTTTTAAGTAATGTTGGAAAGTATTCTCACATAGCGTCTGGGAGTGAGATTCTTGAGATAAATGGAGTAGATGCTGATTCTATTTATAGAAAATTGTTAGAGAGAACTTCGGGGAATAGTATAAAGCATAAGGAGCATATTATTAATAGTGGATCTTTATCTCTTGATTTACTTATAAAGACAGGATATTCAGGTAACTACAACGTAAAGTATAAAGCTCCTAACGGAGAATGTCGTGAGGTTTTTCTGAAGGGTATTAGCCAGCCAAAATATTTTGGAAGTAAATCAACATATTCTAATAGGGATATTTTTGATAGCTGCTCTATGGTAGAGCGCAGCGACTTTGGATCAATTTTTTATTCTAAAAAGGACTCTGCTGTCATTTTTAAATATCCGAAATTTGATTCTCTTAACGATACAAGCCTGATAAATAGAGTTTATCAGCTTATAAAATCGGATAGCGTAAAGTATTTTGTGCTCGATCTTCGTGATAATACAGGAGGAACGACTAACTTATATCCTTATTTACTTAAGCTATTTCCACCTAAAAACAAGGTTTGCTATTTTGATAGAGTTGAGGTTAACCTAGCAAGTGTAGCTAGTGCGGAGATGAAAATGGAGAAGGTCGAAACTATTAGGGGAAATAAAATAGGCATTTGTAGAGATAGCCTTCTGCTTAGTACAAGTAATATTTGTGGGATTAGTAAGAAGGCGTTTGTTTTATGTAATGCCGGTACTTTTTCGACAGCAAGCGCATTTTGTGCAATTGTTCAGGATAATAAGCTTGGAGTTTTAGTTGGTGAGGATACGGGTGGAAGAGGATCAGATTTTGGGAACTTTCAAGCGTTTTTACTCCCAAATAGTAAGCTGATTTTGCAAGTATCAACTTCTAGGTTTATACGACCTAACGGAAATGCTACCTTTTATCCAATAAAACCCGATATCTACTCCAATTTTAAGGAGGCGTTTTCCGTTAAGGCGTACAATTAG
- a CDS encoding vitamin K epoxide reductase family protein, whose amino-acid sequence MQDRTSEILAQYIRINGYQIDKTEVEYQFKSSPYYPSLRAMTAVLDHFAIEHIAAEVAREKDIIPQLPASFMAHLVNDRFVLVLRKDKKLAVTFDDGSKGQMTNDEFLEVWDGVVLVVEENAQKAAFSVSKVQRYIAPAVIVAIVAAAIGLNGTAFAAVHSVLCLLGGFIAYLIVRHELGRGGKLVDAVCSGGGERISCNDVLKSKGAMVFGRYSFGQIGLSFFVMLGLAWFFASLYSFSSVPIIQLTLVALPFTLYSIFYQLLAVKKWCTLCLSVVVTLWLMGASIFLYNETLNLFSINGRELVGLAILFAAAFLVIDLWIRKVKEGQDFSELKVRSKRFKQKLNVYTSLVQATNAIDTRINSPEIVLGDRNSALEVVIVTSPLCGFCKEVHSMVEQMLRAKASVKFTIRFNIRDTAGFGAQICARLIEIYLLDGEEKCREALSDAYLNIPLGKWEGKHGKLQDEKVLEVIANQRGWCDYHNISFTPEILINGKSFPKDYDRIDLPVVLESLAENVEELSVC is encoded by the coding sequence ATGCAAGATAGAACATCCGAAATATTAGCCCAATATATTCGCATTAATGGGTATCAGATCGACAAGACAGAGGTGGAATACCAATTTAAGAGCAGTCCCTACTACCCATCTTTACGGGCAATGACTGCCGTGCTCGATCATTTTGCTATTGAGCATATTGCCGCCGAAGTTGCCCGCGAAAAAGATATTATTCCTCAGCTGCCAGCATCGTTTATGGCCCATCTGGTTAACGACCGCTTTGTACTTGTGCTGCGGAAGGATAAAAAGCTGGCGGTTACTTTTGATGATGGAAGTAAGGGGCAAATGACTAACGACGAATTTTTAGAGGTCTGGGATGGGGTAGTCCTAGTGGTGGAAGAAAATGCTCAAAAAGCGGCTTTTTCGGTTTCTAAAGTTCAGCGATATATTGCACCTGCGGTTATTGTGGCTATTGTAGCAGCCGCTATTGGCTTAAATGGAACCGCTTTTGCTGCTGTTCACTCCGTTTTATGCTTACTGGGTGGCTTTATTGCTTACCTTATTGTAAGGCACGAGCTTGGTAGGGGCGGTAAGCTGGTTGATGCTGTTTGTTCGGGTGGGGGCGAGCGTATTAGCTGTAATGATGTGCTCAAATCGAAGGGGGCTATGGTGTTTGGCAGATACTCCTTTGGACAGATTGGGCTAAGTTTTTTTGTAATGTTGGGCCTAGCTTGGTTTTTTGCCTCGTTGTATAGCTTTAGCAGCGTACCCATTATTCAGCTTACGCTAGTTGCACTACCTTTTACGCTATACTCCATCTTTTATCAGCTTTTAGCCGTAAAGAAATGGTGTACCTTATGCCTTTCGGTAGTTGTTACACTATGGTTAATGGGGGCGTCCATCTTCTTATACAACGAAACGCTCAATCTATTTAGCATCAATGGAAGGGAGCTGGTTGGGTTGGCTATTTTATTTGCTGCTGCATTTTTGGTTATTGATTTATGGATAAGAAAGGTAAAGGAAGGGCAGGATTTTTCTGAATTAAAGGTACGTTCAAAGCGGTTTAAGCAGAAATTGAACGTTTACACATCGCTTGTACAGGCCACAAATGCTATTGATACTAGAATTAATAGTCCCGAAATAGTACTTGGAGATAGGAATTCTGCTTTGGAAGTGGTGATTGTTACCTCTCCGCTATGCGGATTTTGCAAGGAGGTACACTCGATGGTAGAGCAGATGCTGCGGGCAAAGGCATCCGTAAAGTTTACTATCCGCTTCAACATTCGCGATACGGCTGGATTTGGAGCACAAATCTGCGCTCGTTTAATAGAAATATACCTTTTGGATGGCGAGGAGAAATGTAGGGAGGCGCTAAGCGATGCCTACCTAAACATTCCGTTAGGTAAGTGGGAGGGTAAGCACGGAAAGCTGCAGGATGAAAAGGTATTGGAGGTTATAGCCAACCAGCGTGGCTGGTGCGATTACCATAATATCAGCTTTACTCCCGAAATACTAATAAATGGGAAGTCATTCCCTAAAGATTACGATCGGATAGACCTGCCTGTAGTGCTAGAGTCGCTTGCCGAAAACGTAGAGGAGCTGTCTGTTTGTTAA